AGGACCGACTCGGCAGAGGTCAGGCACGCGAAGACCACCTCCGACGCCACGCGGCTCGACTCCGCAGAGCCGTGCGACGGCAGGATCGTCAGGGCTGGATCGACGAGCCACAGCTCCGTGACGGGGCGGCGCGACCCAGGGCGTACGAGGCGGCCAGCGTCATCGCCAAGACGTACGACACGGGCGCCCTGCCCAGTGATGTCGCGCTGATGGAAGACCTGCTGCTGGGGATCGAGTCCCTACGGCTGGCTGAATCGGCGGATCGCGTGTGGTGGGGGAGCGATTCCCCTGAGGCGCTTGAATTGTCGTACGAACCCGGCCATCACGCTCCCCAGCCGGTCACGAATCCGCTCGCGAACTTCCGGCCGAAGGACAGCAGTGACTACGTGGCGCAGATCCGTGCGCGGCAGCAGGTGAAGCGGCGCAGCCACGAGACGCTGATCGGAGACTTCGGCCTCCACGTCTGCGAGCGCGGGTTTGTCCCGGTAACGGAGCTTCAACACCCCAGGGACCTTGTGTTGCGTCCCCGGGGCGCGTCAGCGGAGTCGGGTGGGGAGTGGCTGGTCGAGGCAAAGGTCGTCCGCAATGGGAATCCCACTCAGGCGGTGCGCGAGGCCGTCGGACAGCTCTACGAGTACCGCCACTTCCTGTACGCGAAGCGACCTGAGCCCTTCCTCATAGGCCTCTTCTCCGAAGAGATCGGCGCCTATGCCCCGTACTTGGAGGAGCAGGGAATCGCCTCGATCTGGCGGGACGGTTCCGGGTGGGGCGGCTCCTCCAAGGCTCAGGAGTGGGGCATGACCTCGTAGCGCGGACTCAGACCTGGTCCCGCCCGTGGCACCCCCCGTACCCCCGCCCCGACCCGCACCAGCACTCCGCCCCCCGCAGCGGCGGCCAGGCCGTGGCGCGGCCTCGGGCGGCGAGGGTGGTGGCGTACTGGGGGAGGAGGTCGGGGTTGGCGGGGGTGGAGGATTCGGAGGCGGCGAAGGCCTCGTAGGAGGGGACCGTCGCCGGGACGATGCCCAGGTTCGGGGTGCCGGCCTGGGCGAGTTCGCGGAGGGAGGCCTCGATGTCGGTCAGGTGCGCCCGGTAGGTGGGGTACTCCGCCTCCAGCTCCGGGTAGGCCGCCAGGAGCTCGTCCAGTTCCCGCTCCGGCCAGTGCAGGACCGCCACCGGGAAGGGGCGGGACAGGGCGGTGCGGTAGGAGCCCAGCTCCGAGCGGAGGCGGGTGATCTCGGCCTGGAGCTCGGCCGGGTCCGAGGAGCCCAGGGCCCACAGGCGCTTCGGGTCGTGCAGCTCGTCCAGGGGGACGTCGCCGGTGTGGAGGCGGTCCGCCAGGGTGTCGTGCCCGTCGTGCGGCAGTGCCAGCAGGCGGCGGACGCGGTGGCGGGCGGCCAGGAGGGACTGCAGGGCGTACGAGACGTCCTCGGAGGACAGCGGCACCAGCAGGTCCGCGGCCTCCGTGAACGTCGCCTCCGCCTCCTCCAGCTCGTCGTGGGACTCCAGCGTCTCCGCCGCGATCTCCCACGGGGCCGGGTCCGCCGGGCGTTCCCGCCGGACGCCCTCGATGATCGCGCGGGCCTCCGCCTCGTGCCCGTACTCCCACAGGTTCGCCGCCTTCAGGGACCTGATGAGGAGCGGGGAGGCCGGGGAGGCGGAGAGCAGGGAGTCGTACAGGGACGTCGCTCGTTCGCGCTCGCCCGCCAGTTCCAGGTGGGCCGCCGCGCGCAGCAGCAGCGGTTCGCGGTCCTCCGGGTACTGCCCCGCGGTGCGGAGCAGGCGCTCGGCTTCGGTGGTGTGGTCGGCAGACATGTCGGGGCGCATGTCGACCACCGTACTGCTGTACGGCCCTGGAGAGTTGGTGCCTCAGCGCTTATCGTGCCCGCCGTGCGGGGTCGGAATCCGGTGGTCGTTCAGGGGCGCGCGGGACGCGGAGGCGTCGGCCGCGCCCTCTGGGTGGGCGCCGAGGTCATCGTCACCTGCGGGCTTGTGCTGGTCCTCTTCGTCGTCCACCAGATGTGGTGGACCAACGAGCAGGCCCGCGCCCAGGCCGTCGAACAGGTGCGGGACCTGGAGAGGGAGTGGGACAGCTCACCCTCCGGCGCGGACGGATCGGCAGGGGCCGGGGGAGTCCCCGCGGGGGGCGAGTCGCCCGGGGGCGGGCAGGATTCCGCGGGAGCGGGGTGGCAGGACGCCGGCGGCGGGGAGGACTCCTCGGGTGACGGGGCCGGCCGGGCCGCCGGTTCCTCCGGTTCGGCCGGTGGCCGGCCTCCCGTCACCTCCTCCGCCTACGCCGTCCTCCGCATCCCCCGCCTCGGCCTCACCGTCCCCGTCGCCGACGGCGTCGGCAAGCGGAGCGTGCTCGACCGGGGGTTCGTCGGGCACTACCCGGGCACCGCCGGGCCCGGCCGGACCGGGAACTTCGCGCTCGCCGGGCACCGGAACACCCACGGCGAGCCCTTCCGCCACGTGAACCGGCTGCGGAAGGGGGACCTCATCGGGGTGCGGACGCGCCAGGGGTCCTACACCTACCGCGTCGACCTCGTCCTCCCGCAGACCTCGCCCCGCGACACCGGCGTCATCGCCCCCGTACCCCGGTCCCTCTACAAGCCGTCCTACGGGTACGACGAGCCCGGGGCCTATCTCACCCTCACCACCTGCACCCCGGAGTTCTCCTCCACGTACCGGCTGATCGTGTGGGCCAGGCTCGTGCGCCAGGGCGCCTCCTAGGGGGCAGGGCATAGGCTCGACCGGGTGATCAAGCGCCGTCCCCATCTGCTGTGGCTGCTCGTGCCGTACCTCCTGTTCGTCGCGGCCCTGCCCTTCGTCAACCACGTCCCGCTTCTCCTCTTCTGGCTGCTCGGGGCCACCGTCCTCACCCCCTTCTCCGTCGCCCTCGCGCGGCGCGGGGACCGGCGGGCCGCGGGAGCGAAGTGAGTGCGGCGCTCTGGATCGTCGGCGGGTTCCTCGTGCTCACCGTCCTCCTCGGGCTGCTCGCCGTGCGGCGCCAGGAGAGCGGCGGGCTGGCCGACTGGTCCGTCGGCGGGCGCTCGCTCGGGCCGGTGTTCATCTGGGTGCTGATGGCGGGGGAGGGGTACACCAGCTTCAGCTATCTCGGGGCCGCGGGCTGGGGCTACAACTACGGCGCCCCCGTCCTCTACGTCGTCGCCTACATGTCCTGCGGCTACGCCCTGGGCTACCTCGTCGGGCCGATGCTCTGGGGGTACGCCCGCAAGCACGGGCTCGTCTCGATCAGCGACATGGCCGCCCACCGCTACGGCCGCCCCTGGCTCGGCGCGGTGGTCGCGGTGCTCGCCACCGTGTTCCTGCTGCCGTACATCCAGCTGCAGATCACCGGCATGGGCGTCGTGCTCTCGACGGTCTCGTACGGGCGGATCGGGCTCGACCTCGCCTACTTCCTCGCCTTCGCCGTCACCACCGGCTTCGTCGTCGTCAGCGGGCTGCGCGGCAGCGCCTGGGTCTCCGTCCTCAAGGACGCCCTCGTCATCCTCACCCTCGGCTTCCTCGCCGTGTACGTGCCGCTGCACTACTTCGACGGGTACGGGGAGTTCCTCGGCCGGCTCGTCGACGAGAAGCGCGAGTGGCTGGCGCTGCCCGGGCACGGGGGTGCGGCGAGCGGGTACGGCGTCGGCTGGTTCGCCTCCACCACCCTGCTCAACTCCCTCACCGTGGTGATCTTCCCGACCACCGTCGCCGGCTACCTCGGCGCCCGCGACGCCGACACCCTGCGCCGCAACGCCGTCTGGCTGCCCGCCTACAACGTCCTGCTCTTCGTGCCCATGCTGCTCGGCATGGCCGCCCTCTTCGTCGTCCCCGGTCTCACCGGCGCCGGCTCCAACCTCGCCCTCTTCGAGCTGGTCACCGACTCGCTGCCGCCCTGGGCCGTCGGCCTCGTCGGCGTCGCCGCCGCGCTCTCCTCCATCGTGCCCATGGCCGTGTTCATGCTGGTCGTCGGCACCATGTGGGGGCGCAGCGTGCTCTCCCTCCTGCCCCGGCTCCGGGACCGCGAGAAGGGGCTCTCCCAGCTCGTCGTGGTCGTCGCCGGGGTGCTCGCGCTGGTCATGACGTACACCGCGCCCAACACCCTCGTCCGGCTCTCCCTCATCTCGTACGAGGGGATGGCGCAGCTCCTCCCGCTGCTCCTGCTGGGGCTCGTGTGGCGGCGGATGAGTCTGTACGGCGGGGTCTGCGGGCTCGTCGTCGGGGTCGTGCTGGTCTGCTGCCTGGTCTTCACCGGGAACGACCCCCTCTGGGGCCTCAACGCCGGGCTCCTCGCCCTGCTCGTCAACCTCGCCGTCGCGGTCCTCGTCAGCCGGTACGGGCCCGCCGGCCCCGAGGACCCGCGGCGGGACGAGGACGTCCTCGCCCGCGAGGAGTTCACCGACGCCCGGCTGCCGGGGACGACGGGTGACCCGGCGGCCGGTGCCGGTGCCGGTGCCGATGCCGGTGCCGGTTCCGGCACCGGGGGCGTTTCCAACGAGGCCGGTGTCCGCGGGGGCGGCGTCCGCGGAGCCGGTGCCCGCGGGGGCGGCGCCTCGCCCTCAGGTGCCTGACCCTCCGGCACCTCGCCCCCGCCCCGCCGCCAGCGTCACCGCCGCCCCGCCCAGGCCCAGGGCCGCCGAGGCCAGCAGGGCCGTGTCCGGGCCGGTCGTCGACAGGGCGAGGGCCAGGGCCACGCCGGCCGAGGAGCCGATGTAGCGGGCCGTGTTGTTGGCGCCCGAGCCCATCGCCACCCGCTCCCGCGGCACGGAGTCCACGGCCAGCCGGGGCAGGGCGGCGTTCAGCAGGCCGCTGCCCGCGCCCGCCACGACCAGGCCGGGCAGCATGCGCGGCCAGCCCGCGCCCTCCAGGGCGCCGAACAGGGCGAGCACCCCGGCTGTCGAGAGGCCGAAGCCGAGGGCCAGTTGGTACGTGGCGGAGAGCCGGCCCGCGAGGCGGCGGGACTGCAGCGCCACCACGAACGCCGTGCCCGACCACAGCAGGAAGAGCCAGGCCGTCGTCAGTGCGGCCATCCCCGCGCCCCGCTGGAGCAGCGCGGGCAGCACGCTGAAGAAGCCGATCACCGCCAGGCCCGTGAACAGCGCCCCCGCCGTCGCCGCCCGGAACGCCGGGGTGCGGAACAGGGCCAGGTCGATCATCGGCGCGGCGGCGCGCCGCTCGACCCGGACGAAGAGCGCCCCCAGGGCGGCGGCCGCCAGGGCGAGGAGGCCGACCGACGGGCGCAGCCAGCCGTCCCGGCCCAGGGTCAGCGCGGTGAGCAGCGAGGCGAGGGCCAGGCCCAGGGCGAGCGCCCCGGCCAGGTCCGTCCGGCCCTCGCGCGGGGCGCGGGACTCGTCGAGGGTGCGGGTGCCGAGCGCGGCCACCAGGAGGGTGGCGGAGCCCAGGGCCAGGTACGTCCAGCGCCAGTCGGCCAGGGTGCTGACGGTGCCCGCGAGCAGCGGGCCCAGCGCGATGCCCGCGCTGACGAAGGCGCCCCACACGGCCGTCGCCCTGATCCGCTCCGGGCCCGTCGGGAAGGCGTGCGCCAGCAGGCCGAGGCTGGCGGCGAGCACGGCCGCGCTCGCCGCGCCCTGGGCGACGCGGGCGAGGGTGAACGTGAGGGTGGAGGCGGCGAAGCCGCCGAGCGCGGTGGTGAGGCCGAGGCCGAGGGTGCCGAGCAGGAAGACCCGGCGCCGCCCGTGGGCGTCGGCGAGGCTGCCGGCCACCAGGAGGAGGACGGCGAGGCCGAGCGGGGTGCCGTTGAGGAGCCAGGCCTGGAGGGAGGCGGGGGTGCCGAAGGCGCGGGCCGTGCTGGGCAGGGTGAGCATCGGGGCCGTGTAGTTCATCAGCGTCAGCGCGGTGGCGGCGCTGGTCACGGCGAGCGTGGCACGACCGCGCGGGGCCGGGCCGGGGTGCGGGGCCGAGGGTGCCGGGCCGGGGTGCGCGGTCGAGGGCGCCGGGGCGGCGGGAGCGGCTGCGGTGGCCGGGGTGCCGGCGCCGGCCGCGGTGGCGGCGGGCCGGAGGGCCGGGGCCGCGGCGGTGGCGCCCTCGGCCGCGGCGGCGGCCTCGGTGGTCGGCGGCTGGGGCATGGCAGGACCTCGGCTTCCGTAGGTTCGTTCACTGAACCTTGAGCGTCCTCGTACCGTACCAGTCAAGGTTCATTCATTGAACCTGCTCCTCTATGCTCGTTCCCATGGCCCTCGGCAAGGACTACGCGACCCAGCAGTGCTCCATCGCCCGCGCCCTCGAAGTCGTCGGCGAGCGCTGGACCCTCCTCGTCGTGCGCGACGCCTTCTACGGCGTGCGCCGCTACAACGACTTCCTCCTCCACCTCGGCGCCCCCCGCGCCGTCCTCGCCGCCCGGCTCCAGGCCCTCGTCGAGGCCGGGGTGCTCGACCGGCACCGCTACCAGGAGGCGCCGCCGCGCGACGAGTACCTGCTCACCGAGCGCGGCATCGCCCTCTGGCCCGTGCTGCGCTCCCTCGGTCTCTGGGGGCGGGAGGCCCAGCCCGGCGCCGTCCCCATGCGTCACTTCCATCACGTCGACTGCGGCACCGAGGTCGGCCCGTACGGCGAGTGCC
The DNA window shown above is from Streptomyces showdoensis and carries:
- a CDS encoding SEC-C domain-containing protein, whose product is MRPDMSADHTTEAERLLRTAGQYPEDREPLLLRAAAHLELAGERERATSLYDSLLSASPASPLLIRSLKAANLWEYGHEAEARAIIEGVRRERPADPAPWEIAAETLESHDELEEAEATFTEAADLLVPLSSEDVSYALQSLLAARHRVRRLLALPHDGHDTLADRLHTGDVPLDELHDPKRLWALGSSDPAELQAEITRLRSELGSYRTALSRPFPVAVLHWPERELDELLAAYPELEAEYPTYRAHLTDIEASLRELAQAGTPNLGIVPATVPSYEAFAASESSTPANPDLLPQYATTLAARGRATAWPPLRGAECWCGSGRGYGGCHGRDQV
- a CDS encoding class E sortase, with amino-acid sequence MRGRNPVVVQGRAGRGGVGRALWVGAEVIVTCGLVLVLFVVHQMWWTNEQARAQAVEQVRDLEREWDSSPSGADGSAGAGGVPAGGESPGGGQDSAGAGWQDAGGGEDSSGDGAGRAAGSSGSAGGRPPVTSSAYAVLRIPRLGLTVPVADGVGKRSVLDRGFVGHYPGTAGPGRTGNFALAGHRNTHGEPFRHVNRLRKGDLIGVRTRQGSYTYRVDLVLPQTSPRDTGVIAPVPRSLYKPSYGYDEPGAYLTLTTCTPEFSSTYRLIVWARLVRQGAS
- a CDS encoding MrcB family domain-containing protein; the protein is MGIRDLLGEVAGTYDRHAGSGRDVKGQQVLRGVAGRTDLALPPGFKAKGHGGQTTPAATPWIGVFEEGGQRDPKKGLYLAYIFSEDLKDVSLTLQQGITWLEDRLGRGQAREDHLRRHAARLRRAVRRQDRQGWIDEPQLRDGAARPRAYEAASVIAKTYDTGALPSDVALMEDLLLGIESLRLAESADRVWWGSDSPEALELSYEPGHHAPQPVTNPLANFRPKDSSDYVAQIRARQQVKRRSHETLIGDFGLHVCERGFVPVTELQHPRDLVLRPRGASAESGGEWLVEAKVVRNGNPTQAVREAVGQLYEYRHFLYAKRPEPFLIGLFSEEIGAYAPYLEEQGIASIWRDGSGWGGSSKAQEWGMTS
- a CDS encoding MFS transporter produces the protein MPQPPTTEAAAAAEGATAAAPALRPAATAAGAGTPATAAAPAAPAPSTAHPGPAPSAPHPGPAPRGRATLAVTSAATALTLMNYTAPMLTLPSTARAFGTPASLQAWLLNGTPLGLAVLLLVAGSLADAHGRRRVFLLGTLGLGLTTALGGFAASTLTFTLARVAQGAASAAVLAASLGLLAHAFPTGPERIRATAVWGAFVSAGIALGPLLAGTVSTLADWRWTYLALGSATLLVAALGTRTLDESRAPREGRTDLAGALALGLALASLLTALTLGRDGWLRPSVGLLALAAAALGALFVRVERRAAAPMIDLALFRTPAFRAATAGALFTGLAVIGFFSVLPALLQRGAGMAALTTAWLFLLWSGTAFVVALQSRRLAGRLSATYQLALGFGLSTAGVLALFGALEGAGWPRMLPGLVVAGAGSGLLNAALPRLAVDSVPRERVAMGSGANNTARYIGSSAGVALALALSTTGPDTALLASAALGLGGAAVTLAAGRGRGAGGSGT
- a CDS encoding sodium:solute symporter family protein; this translates as MSAALWIVGGFLVLTVLLGLLAVRRQESGGLADWSVGGRSLGPVFIWVLMAGEGYTSFSYLGAAGWGYNYGAPVLYVVAYMSCGYALGYLVGPMLWGYARKHGLVSISDMAAHRYGRPWLGAVVAVLATVFLLPYIQLQITGMGVVLSTVSYGRIGLDLAYFLAFAVTTGFVVVSGLRGSAWVSVLKDALVILTLGFLAVYVPLHYFDGYGEFLGRLVDEKREWLALPGHGGAASGYGVGWFASTTLLNSLTVVIFPTTVAGYLGARDADTLRRNAVWLPAYNVLLFVPMLLGMAALFVVPGLTGAGSNLALFELVTDSLPPWAVGLVGVAAALSSIVPMAVFMLVVGTMWGRSVLSLLPRLRDREKGLSQLVVVVAGVLALVMTYTAPNTLVRLSLISYEGMAQLLPLLLLGLVWRRMSLYGGVCGLVVGVVLVCCLVFTGNDPLWGLNAGLLALLVNLAVAVLVSRYGPAGPEDPRRDEDVLAREEFTDARLPGTTGDPAAGAGAGADAGAGSGTGGVSNEAGVRGGGVRGAGARGGGASPSGA
- a CDS encoding winged helix-turn-helix transcriptional regulator → MALGKDYATQQCSIARALEVVGERWTLLVVRDAFYGVRRYNDFLLHLGAPRAVLAARLQALVEAGVLDRHRYQEAPPRDEYLLTERGIALWPVLRSLGLWGREAQPGAVPMRHFHHVDCGTEVGPYGECPACRIPVHPADIEMRPGAGLDPDPADPVGRALLAPRRLLVPLETGRV